A segment of the bacterium genome:
TCGAGAGCGGCGGACCCGCATTCCTACAGCCGGCCTGAGGAGGCTGTCGTCCGGCATCTCGACCTGGATCTCGACGTGAACTTCGGCAGCCACACGCTCACCGGCACGGCAGCCTATGACATCGACGTAGCCCCAGGCGTCGAGGAGATCGTCTTCGATACGCGTGACCTCGAAATCTCGTCCGTTGTCGTCAGGACCTCCGAGGGCGAGCAAGATGCCGTCTTCAACCTCGGGGACGAAGAGCCTTACCTCGGCCGAGCTCTCCGTGTCGAGCTGCCCCCTGACTCCAGCACGGTTCGAATCACCTACGCGACCAGCCCGAAGGCCGGCGCGCTGCAGTGGCTCACGCCCGAGCAGACCGCCAGCGGTAAACCCTTCCTCTTGAGCCAATCTCAAGCCATTCTGGCGCGCACCTGGGTGCCCTGCCAGGACACGCCGGGCGTACGGATGACCTACTCCGCCACTTTGAGCGTGCCCTCCGACCTGATGGCCGTGATGAGCGCCGAGAACCCGACCGAGCGCTCCGAGGACGGCCTCTATCACTTCGAGATGCCGCAGGCGATCCCTTCCTACCTGCTGGCGGTTGCGGCCGGCGATCTCGAGTTCCGGCCGATCGACGACCGCGCGGGAGTCTACGCCGAACCCACGGTGGTCGAGGCCGCCGCCTGGGAGTTCGCGGATGTGCCGGCCATGATGACGGCAGCGGAGAGACTCTACGGTCCCTATGACTGGGGCCGTTACGACCTGCTGGTTCTGCCGCCGAGCTTCCCGTTCGGGGGCATGGAGAACCCGAGACTCACCTTCGCCACTCCGACCATCATCGCCGGCGACCGCTCCCTGGTCGCGCTGGTAGCCCACGAGTTGGCGCACTCATGGTCCGGGAACCTGGTCACCAACGCCACCTGGGACGATTTCTGGCTCAATGAGGGTACGACCACCTACATCACCTACCGGCTCATGGAAGAGCTCTATGGAGTCGAGTACGCGCA
Coding sequences within it:
- a CDS encoding M1 family metallopeptidase; protein product: MTCLIGLTASCRRPDDSARDTSEKGSRAADPHSYSRPEEAVVRHLDLDLDVNFGSHTLTGTAAYDIDVAPGVEEIVFDTRDLEISSVVVRTSEGEQDAVFNLGDEEPYLGRALRVELPPDSSTVRITYATSPKAGALQWLTPEQTASGKPFLLSQSQAILARTWVPCQDTPGVRMTYSATLSVPSDLMAVMSAENPTERSEDGLYHFEMPQAIPSYLLAVAAGDLEFRPIDDRAGVYAEPTVVEAAAWEFADVPAMMTAAERLYGPYDWGRYDLLVLPPSFPFGGMENPRLTFATPTIIAGDRSLVALVAHELAHSWSGNLVTNATWDDFWLNEGTTTYITYRLMEELYGVEYAQMLAVLGRQDLETAFEEFDPSSPDAHLKLALAGRDPDDGMTDIAYEKGAAFLTTLETAVGREYFDEFLRGYFGHFSFKSLDTETFVRYLNENLLADQPGLADSLDLEAWIYGPGLPMNAPATESAEFQRVEEQIAAFAGGADAGDLETDDWTTHHWLHFLRSLPEAITAVQLGNLDSVFGFNSSGNSEIQSAWFERAIAAGHEEAYPALRGFLLQVGRRKFLKPLYTALAETPEDLAWAHGVYAEARSGYHSVSSNTLDEILDWQEAG